A genomic region of Torulaspora delbrueckii CBS 1146 chromosome 7, complete genome contains the following coding sequences:
- the MRN1 gene encoding Mrn1p (similar to Saccharomyces cerevisiae YPL184C; ancestral locus Anc_6.183) codes for MRSYNNNNISHFFQTNPQYQGQLNGDEGDAGGSEFMPKASNTNHSTWSRNLPQRDQFFQQRYIPNELAFQMQNGMNSQNLQNGVGSTEPQLSFGLSQDYDDYSIGQVSTVSSPYSRDEVLNHPTALQGNQNSLAMAAAVANAHLLLPNGQMNGPHIFTSAPRKTVYLGNIPPSLTVRELLDHVRSGVVEEVKILPEKTCAFLTFVDESAALLFHSDAILKRLHIDGRDIKIGWGKATPVDPLVTTAIASDGATRNVYIGLLNTDSDIALQVGADPNDEKITEEKLRSDLGEFGEIDCVKIVEEKGIAFIHFASILSAVKVVANLAGINPYYENKKIYYGKDRCAFITKTQQHNAAQYLGIQPGTDRLTQFNDSGMISNALLQQSAAAAAIATSAGGPNNLGNRTVYLGNLPKDVKIEEICNVVRGGILQAIKVLSDRHVCFVTFIDPIAAAQFYAMSSLHGITIQKRRCRVGWGKHPGPLPNAIALAVSNGASRNVYIGNIDFYEDSKRQEPIFTADYLRKIFQEYGEVEQLNFLPEKNCAFVNYTNISNAISAIDKIKSNPLFKNLKINFGKDRCGTIPHQRR; via the coding sequence ATGCGTTCTTACAATAATAACAATATCAGTCATTTTTTCCAGACAAACCCTCAGTATCAAGGCCAGCTGAATGGAGATGAAGGAGACGCAGGCGGTTCCGAGTTCATGCCAAAGGCGAGCAATACGAACCATTCTACATGGTCAAGGAATTTGCctcaaagagatcaattctttcaacagcgTTACATTCCAAATGAACTTGCTTTCCAAATGCAAAATGGCATGAATTCACAAAATTTACAAAATGGAGTTGGTAGCACGGAACCACAACTCTCGTTTGGTTTATCTCAAGATTACGACGATTATTCGATTGGCCAAGTATCAACGGTTTCGTCCCCGTATTCACGAGATGAGGTTCTCAATCACCCCACAGCACTTCAGGGGAACCAAAATAGTTTGGCGATGGCAGCTGCAGTGGCTAATGCTCACCTGTTACTTCCGAATGGTCAAATGAACGGCCCACATATCTTCACCAGTGCACCAAGGAAAACAGTATACTTGGGAAACATTCCACCTTCATTGACCGTAAGAGAGCTATTGGATCATGTGCGTAGTGGTGTTGTGGAGGAAGTAAAGATCCTGCCGGAGAAAACGTGTGCATTCCTTACATTTGTGGATGAAAGTGCCGCTCTGTTGTTTCACTCCGATGCCATTTTAAAAAGACTGCATATCGATGGAAGAGATATAAAGATCGGCTGGGGTAAAGCGACTCCGGTTGATCCTCTCGTCACGACAGCCATCGCTAGCGATGGTGCCACAAGAAACGTATACATAGGTCTCCTGAACACAGATTCTGACATTGCTCTCCAAGTTGGTGCAGATCCAAACGACGAAAAAATAACGGAAGAGAAACTTAGATCTGATTTGGGAGAGTTCGGTGAAATAGACTGTGTCAAAAtcgttgaagagaaaggcATTGCATTTATACATTTTGCGTCGATTCTGAGCGCCGTGAAAGTGGTAGCCAACTTAGCTGGAATAAATCCTTATTATGAGAACAAAAAGATTTATTACGGTAAGGATCGATGTGCCTTCATTACCAAGACACAACAACATAACGCAGCACAATATTTGGGAATACAACCCGGCACAGACCGATTAACGCAATTCAATGACTCTGgaatgatttcaaatgcATTGTTACAACAATCCGCGGCAGCTGCCGCTATTGCAACATCCGCTGGCGGGCCCAATAACCTTGGAAATAGAACAGTCTACCTGGGTAACTTACCAAAGGATGTCAAGATCGAAGAGATTTGTAATGTTGTTCGAGGAGGTATCCTGCAGGCCATCAAAGTCCTTTCGGACAGACACGTTTGCTTTGTCACATTCATAGACCCAATCGCCGCCGCTCAATTCTATGCGATGAGTTCACTTCATGGCATAACCATACAGAAAAGACGTTGTCGAGTTGGATGGGGCAAACACCCGGGTCCCTTACCAAACGCAATTGCATTGGCCGTGAGTAACGGTGCTTCAAGAAACGTATACATCGGCAACATTGATTTCTACGAGGACAGCAAGAGACAAGAACCGATCTTCACGGCAGATTACTTACGAAAGATATTCCAAGAATACGGAGAAGTCGAACAACTAAATTTCCTGCCTGAAAAGAACTGCGCATTCGTCAACTATACAAACATCAGCAATGCCATATCGGCCATAgacaagatcaaatcaaacccgctcttcaagaatttgaagataaaCTTCGGCAAGGACAGATGTGGTACCATCCCACACCAAAGACGTTAA
- the LIF1 gene encoding Lif1p (similar to Saccharomyces cerevisiae LIF1 (YGL090W); ancestral locus Anc_6.182) produces the protein MKVVSCIPVAFSEQEASVDDLVLCECDLREEKFPESEVDLGRLTIHEIVVSEGNEIHRRRDFGCGDLQVFSGSEDEKRSLQRFVWFELVKLLTGHRIQVDSLNGRVKFTRWVCDAPEGKQWNLIMELESEGIVRKIAQLGLESVSHGEVDLFQMTNMLFQSFCQSNDTVGALRARELELESSIATLTEQREILDRVLLQRDEKTRTIVVNLLNEKKKRIAMLEQEVRKEHSSMNLCDISDSEVINQNVKDAVSHLISPGKRKYRATQAEKDRKKAKRRLFPEPKVEPQDDFEDDFKFFGITKPREENTPSSSSTPKKPNVKQESQEDRITELDSQRSDPMRDSIEDNSGAETETDTITEYKPVIKDETPEPHSDSESDTDASLHEDDSS, from the coding sequence ATGAAGGTTGTCAGTTGTATTCCAGTTGCTTTTAGTGAGCAAGAGGCGTCTGTGGATGATCTGGTATTGTGTGAGTGTGATCTGCGGGAGGAGAAGTTTCCGGAAAGTGAAGTAGACCTTGGGCGGCTAACGATTCATGAGATAGTTGTTAGTGAGGGAAACGAAATTCATAGAAGACGAGATTTTGGATGTGGTGATTTGCAGGTGTTCTCTGGGTCAGAGGATGAGAAGCGaagtttgcaaagatttGTTTGGTTCGAGCTGGTGAAGTTGCTGACAGGTCATCGCATTCAGGTGGACTCTTTGAACGGTAGGGTCAAATTTACTAGGTGGGTTTGTGATGCACCAGAGGGAAAACAGTGGAATTTGATTATGGAGTTGGAATCTGAGGGGATAGTACGTAAGATCGCACAGTTGGGGCTCGAGTCTGTAAGTCATGGAGAAGTggatctctttcaaatgacAAACATGTTGTTCCAGTCTTTTTGTCAGTCCAATGATACTGTGGGAGCTTTGAGAGCTAGAGAATTGGAACTTGAGTCCTCGATAGCTACTCTGACAGAGCAACGAGAAATTCTGGATAGAGTCCTGCTACAGAGAGATGAAAAAACAAGAACTATAGTAGTGAATCTCCTGAAcgaaaagaaaaagagaatTGCAATGCTCGAACAAGAGGTGAGAAAGGAACATTCGTCGATGAACCTCTGCGATATTTCCGACTCGGAAGTTATCAATCAAAACGTTAAAGATGCAGTTTCACACTTGATATCTCCTGGAAAGAGGAAATATAGAGCTACTCAAGCCGAAAAGGATCGTaagaaggccaagagaCGGCTGTTCCCTGAGCCTAAAGTCGAGCCACaggatgattttgaagatgatttcaaattcttcgGCATTACCAAACCcagagaagagaatacACCTAGCAGCAGCAGTACTCCAAAGAAACCAAACGTCAAGCAAGAATCACAAGAAGACAGAATAACAGAGCTTGACAGTCAGCGCAGCGATCCGATGCGCGATTCAATCGAAGATAACTCAGGAGCAGAGACAGAGACGGATACCATTACAGAGTATAAACCTGTCATCAAGGATGAAACACCGGAACCACATTCAGACTCAGAATCAGACACAGATGCGAGTCTCCATGAGGACGATTCTTCTTAA
- the NBP35 gene encoding Fe-S cluster-binding ATPase (similar to Saccharomyces cerevisiae NBP35 (YGL091C); ancestral locus Anc_6.181) codes for MTVLDKNSGIILTEEARKPQDYELEHPKAEHCPGPESENAGKGDACDGCANQTVCESLPKGPDPDIPAIVENLSNIRHKVLVLSGKGGVGKSTFTAMLSWALSADEDIQVGAMDLDVCGPSLPQMLGCVKDIVHESNSGWTPVYVADNLATMSIQFMLPEDDSAVIWRGSKKTSLIKNFLKDVDWDYLDYLIVDTPPGTSDEHISINKYMKDSGIDGALIVTTPQEVALLDVRKEIDFCRKAGIKVLGLVENMSGFVCPNCQGESQIFKPTTGGGAALCEELNIKFLGSVPLDPRIGKCCDEGESFLDSFPDSPASKAVLEVVEALRDAVGDF; via the coding sequence ATGACAGTCTTAGATAAAAACTCAGGTATTATTTTGACGGAAGAGGCCAGAAAGCCTCAGGATTACGAGCTAGAACATCCCAAGGCTGAACATTGCCCTGGCCCAGAGTCCGAAAATGCAGGAAAAGGAGACGCCTGTGATGGTTGTGCAAATCAAACCGTTTGTGAGAGCTTGCCAAAGGGCCCTGATCCAGATATACCGGCAATCGTAGAGAATTTATCGAACATACGACACAAGGTACTGGTGCTCTCTGGGAAAGGTGGAGTTGGGAAATCGACATTTACAGCTATGCTAAGTTGGGCTTTGTCTGCCGATGAAGATATACAAGTCGGTGCGATGGATTTGGATGTATGTGGACCCTCTTTGCCTCAAATGTTGGGATGTGTGAAGGACATAGTGCATGAATCGAATTCTGGATGGACTCCTGTGTATGTGGCCGATAATTTGGCTACAATGTCTATTCAGTTTATGTTACCGGAAGATGATTCTGCTGTGATATGGAGAGGTTCTAAGAAGACTTCTTtaatcaagaattttttgaaagatgtgGACTGGGATTATTTGGACTATTTGATTGTGGATACCCCTCCTGGGACTTCTGATGAACATATTTCAATTAACAAGTATATGAAGGACTCGGGTATCGATGGTGCTCTTATTGTGACAACACCTCAGGAAGTTGCTTTGTTAGACGTTAGGAAGGAGATAGATTTCTGCCGAAAGGCCGGCATTAAAGTCCTAGGGCTTGTAGAGAATATGAGCGGGTTTGTCTGCCCCAATTGCCAGGGAGAGTCACAGATTTTTAAGCCAACAACAGGTGGCGGTGCAGCATTATGTGAAGAGTTGAATATCAAATTCCTGGGTTCGGTACCGCTTGATCCACGTATCGGTAAGTGCtgtgatgaaggtgaaagttTCCTGGACAGTTTCCCCGACAGCCCTGCGTCGAAGGCAGTCTtagaagttgttgaagcTCTCCGAGATGCTGTCGGTGACTTTTAA
- the NUP145 gene encoding nucleocytoplasmic transporter NUP145 (similar to Saccharomyces cerevisiae NUP145 (YGL092W); ancestral locus Anc_6.180) translates to MFSKNTNGASLFNNANTSTPTSTPTPANNTLQKPLKGNSIFGNTDSGAAVSTPSPSGSLFGSNNNATNTQTGSNNLFGTQSNGGTTGSTSGTSKTSGFSFGQNSATTGGGGLFGRSNSAGQPSSNSIGNNASNLSKGTNLFGAASTGQNSGGLFSAGNSSNATGLFGNQQSSVQPQGNRLFSSNVSSLSQSTNNVTQMNPDPYGINITNMPISVSKMPASLTAPSKDTRPRLDGPTGSTGSTASSLTSSNRRNYSVSSNSVGPLSSLPATSQSSLMNKLSSRLKSTSNVLTTQGIFSPSQDRQWASQEHGASVKKSTSDLASSTSGHNSLISSESFTPFSLQKADISDMRKLKIDPNRSTVKKLKLLSGKAVETKSHDEGQKGPESITSIEKKLVQNDDVNHVSKAETLANGNKLSSHEDEHDEVLEKQDFETDASGYWCSPPPEQLVTLSPKELAAVPNFLIGRRGYGCITFDYDVDLTSFTEDLKNQLFGNAVVFNPNKTVEVYPDESHKPSIGCGLNVPATITLENVYPVDKKTKRQLKEGCNFDEVQVLVRRLKAMRSMDFVSYNPFGGVWTFKVKHFSIWGLTNEEDAEVDEQELESRRTKSSADQHFTIPRQGRQLAQSKADSHNFIPGGFEFVKSNITAADITQNDLIDLQQANQVDMNAVLDACVDDDSLIDEKPYEPDVRESDFEGMEVEPSFSISNNWVEQLKLAGSNLRSVFADTYESTRSDDNAIELLFADFNDNVMMEKKIEKERRLVNFNFARFSSTCSLLMKAADRKIGVKNHILPSTALNNISIMDALFSKHLSVSTITERQAMNYPQVTENSLQFKDVANLCETSHPEYTLWELCSVLFDAIALPHEVNDTTVQETLLKNERHRLLCSWIVERVKDEIDGKIQATTDALDLIFLHLLKNDIPNASKIAIKSQNGHLAILIASLGSNDPRVRFLATQELERWGTGGQRVDPSISRVYQLLTGNGIEASHLAKMAGMQDISWLALLGANLYYGKIDELSLEGLISIATKTIAPVEDDYKSIIFKLYSAQNSADNILLQEIKRTTSVLDHSFLWYFAQIMRFNKLDNLSDYVCDKLTCDFIGQLRLAQLYKEGLFAACFITNDFAAKQQIDSIVYHEISHFSSGPNEVILEKLKVPSSLIFKAKALRDKYENDHLSEAQNLLKAHAFEEAEKVIVTYVGPRLIISGIKENRNDLVLLRSLLSKFPISEMQTWSKGLAVYDNYLKLKFDSTGSNEVLNPLISGLRTLFDANKGHTEILVCCNIISQEIILRVQNTHQNLDNAQKQKLLKLPLGQPERVYLKGCWT, encoded by the coding sequence ATGTTTAGTAAGAATACCAATGGGGCATCCCTTTTCAATAATGCTAACACTTCAACTCCAACCTCGACACCCACGCCAGCGAACAACACGCTTCAGAAACCACTAAAGGGCAACTCAATCTTTGGTAACACAGATTCTGGTGCCGCTGTAAGTACGCCGAGCCCTTCTGGTTCTTTATTTGGCAGTAATAATAACGCTACAAATACACAGACTGGTTCCAACAATCTATTTGGCACTCAGTCCAACGGTGGAACAACAGGTAGCACTAGCGGTACCTCTAAAACTTCAGGTTTCTCGTTTGGTCAGAACTCAGCTACCACTGGTGGAGGCGGACTGTTTGGAAGGAGCAACAGCGCAGGGCAGCCTTCGTCCAATAGCATTGGGAACAATGCTTCTAATCTCAGTAAGGGAACAAATCTGTTTGGAGCAGCATCTACTGGCCAGAACTCTGGTGGTCTTTTTTCCGCAGGTAACTCATCGAATGCGACAGGACTTTTTGGTAATCAGCAATCATCTGTTCAACCTCAAGGAAATAGACTTTTCAGCTCAAACGTTTCCTCTCTGTCGCAATCCACTAATAACGTAACACAGATGAATCCAGATCCTTATGGAATAAACATCACAAATATGCCAATTTCAGTATCAAAGATGCCTGCTTCACTGACTGCTCCTTCCAAAGATACAAGACCGCGCCTAGATGGACCTACTGGTTCAACCGGCAGCACGGCCTCTAGCCTTACTTCAAGTAATAGGAGGAACTATTCTGTGTCCTCAAACAGTGTGGGTCCTTTGTCCTCGCTGCCTGCTACTTCGCAATCTAGTCTCATGAACAAGCTCAGCTCGAGGCTGAAATCGACTTCCAACGTACTGACAACGCAGGGAATCTTTTCTCCATCTCAAGATAGACAATGGGCTTCTCAGGAACATGGTGCATCAGTTAAGAAAAGTACAAGTGATCTCGCCAGCTCTACTTCCGGCCATAATAGTTTAATTTCAAGTGAAAGTTTCACGCCTTTCTCGCTACAAAAGGCTGACATATCGGATATGCGcaaattgaagatcgaTCCCAATAGAAGTACTGtaaagaagttgaagctTCTCTCAGGGAAGGCTGTTGAAACCAAGAGCCACGACGAGGGTCAAAAAGGACCTGAAAGTATAACctccattgaaaagaaaCTTGTACAAAATGATGACGTAAACCATGTTTCAAAGGCCGAGACTTTGGCCAACGGAAACAAGCTGAGTAGTCATGAAGATGAGCATGATGAGGTTCTAGAAAAACAAGACTTTGAGACAGACGCATCAGGTTACTGGTGCTCTCCGCCTCCGGAACAATTAGTAACTTTGTCTCCAAAAGAACTTGCAGCGGTACCCAATTTTTTGATAGGCCGCAGAGGATACGGGTGTATAACCTTCGATTACGATGTTGATTTGACATCTTTTactgaagatttgaaaaatcaactGTTCGGAAACGCTGTCGTTTTTAACCCAAACAAGACGGTCGAAGTCTATCCCGATGAATCTCACAAGCCCTCGATTGGTTGCGGGCTGAACGTTCCGGCAACGATCACGCTTGAAAATGTGTATCCTGTTGacaagaaaacaaaaaGACAACTCAAAGAAGGGTGTAATTTCGATGAGGTACAGGTGCTGGTTAGAAGGCTCAAAGCAATGAGAAGCATGGACTTCGTCTCCTACAACCCTTTTGGAGGTGTGTGGACTTTTAAAGTCAAGCATTTCAGTATTTGGGGTCTGACCAATGAGGAGGATGCAgaagttgatgaacaagaactgGAGTCAAGAAGGACTAAAAGCTCGGCTGACCAACATTTCACAATTCCAAGACAAGGACGACAACTCGCCCAATCGAAGGCAGATTCTCATAATTTTATCCCGGGTGGGTTTGAATTTGTTAAAAGTAATATCACGGCGGCAGACATTACGCAGAATGATCTTAtcgatcttcaacaagctAATCAAGTTGATATGAATGCTGTATTAGATGCTTGCGTGGATGATGACTCCCTGATAGACGAGAAACCTTATGAGCCAGATGTGAGAGAATCGGATTTTGAAGGAATGGAAGTCGAACCATCTTTCAGCATATCGAATAATTGGGTCGAGCAGTTAAAATTGGCTGGCTCCAACTTACGGTCAGTATTTGCTGATACTTATGAATCTACACGTTCGGATGACAATGCGATCGAGCTGCTATTTGCGGATTTCAACGATAATGTAatgatggagaagaaaatagAAAAGGAGAGACGACTTGTTAATTTTAACTTTGCTAGATTTTCTTCTACTTGCTCgttgttgatgaaggcaGCAGATAGGAAAATTGGTGTTAAAAATCACATCCTCCCTTCAACTGCGCTGAACAACATAAGCATAATGGATGCACtattttcaaagcatcTTAGCGTAAGTACTATCACTGAGCGCCAAGCAATGAATTATCCGCAGGTCACAGAAAATTCTCTCCAGTTCAAGGACGTTGCAAATTTATGTGAGACGTCACATCCAGAGTACACATTATGGGAGCTTTGCTCGGTTCTTTTCGATGCAATTGCACTTCCTCATGAAGTTAATGATACCACCGTCCAGGAAACTCTTCTTAAAAACGAGAGACACAGATTACTGTGCTCATGGATCGTTGAGCGAGTGAAAGACGAGATCGATGGAAAAATACAAGCAACTACGGATGCtcttgatttgatctttctccatcttttgaagaatgacATTCCTAATGCATCCAAAATAGCAATCAAATCTCAAAATGGTCATCTGGCCATTTTAATTGCATCGCTAGGCTCTAACGATCCCCGTGTACGCTTTCTTGCCACTCAGGAGTTGGAAAGGTGGGGTACTGGTGGTCAAAGGGTTGATCCCTCTATCTCTCGCGTTTATCAGCTGCTTACCGGTAATGGTATCGAGGCTAGCCATCTAGCCAAAATGGCAGGTATGCAAGATATCAGCTGGCTTGCATTATTAGGTGCCAACTTGTACTATGGGAAGATTGACGAGCTATCGTTGGAAGGTCTCATCAGTATTGCCACTAAAACAATTGCTCCAGTTGAAGATGACTATAAATCAATAATTTTCAAGTTATACAGTGCTCAGAACTCGGCTGATAATAtccttctccaagaaataAAAAGGACCACGTCTGTGTTGGATCATAGTTTCCTGTGGTATTTTGCTCAGATAATGAGATTTAACAAGCTAGACAACCTCTCTGACTATGTTTGTGATAAACTCACATGCGACTTTATCGGTCAACTCAGACTCGCTCAACTTTACAAGGAAGGCTTGTTTGCTGCGTGCTTTATTACCAATGACTTTGCTGCCAAACAACAGATCGATTCGATTGTATATCATGAAATTTCGCATTTCAGCAGTGGACCTAATGAAGTTATCctagaaaaattgaaagtgCCATCAAGTTTGATTTTTAAGGCGAAAGCCCTAAGGGACAAATATGAGAATGATCACCTTTCAGAAGCTCAAAACCTTTTGAAAGCACACgctttcgaagaagcagaGAAAGTCATCGTAACGTATGTGGGTCCCAGATTGATCATCAGTGGAATAAAGGAAAATCGAAATGACTTGGTTCTATTGCGCAGCTTATTATCGAAGTTTCCAATTTCTGAAATGCAAACCTGGTCTAAAGGACTGGCAGTCTATGACAATTACCTAAAATTGAAGTTCGACTCGACCGGTAGCAACGAGGTTCTGAATCCATTGATCAGTGGACTAAGAACACTTTTTGATGCGAACAAAGGTCATACGGAGATACTCGTTTGTTGCAACATCATTTCACAGGAGATAATTTTGCGTGTACAAAATACTCATCAAAATCTGGACAATGCCCAAAAGCAAAAACTACTAAAACTGCCACTTGGTCAACCAGAAAGAGTGTATTTAAAGGGTTGTTGGACCTAA
- the SPC105 gene encoding kinetochore-microtubule binding complex subunit SPC105 (similar to Saccharomyces cerevisiae SPC105 (YGL093W); ancestral locus Anc_6.179), which yields MDGEVDNAADGDTNGLVKRHGATGVPAKGILKSIQQPESLPPSQTAGSQSLIAGNIQLPHRGLSKADVLDGNNTTSRIDTLSLQERSNRRVSFAPDVTLHSFDFVPETRTSFREPRRKATDFVVTSTQQENSDEEDGVTSQSMDLTSPVAISTQPYMPVFDQEVSMEITQLFAKHDEPQEKEETMDFTGIPVPVAKTVENVENGGNTMELTAIHDSEKGPEIPATPPSSKRRKLNPEPRSPMQESSDDQDMELSMMERMSPIKLKPTEPQVETVESHSLREFIDETGVSFMIDTDLIDKRRNPITFKTIQSSQREKFRINQLLYALYLDTPVLEMNAFICKELLRRITQSKKQFDDLDEQVSSAQSQPLLFTEYFTSSQEMRQLMNQQLQLVKSYSKLEAKKSWYEWRTQHLNGIKTVLHENLLLLEEDRAKVRKSLNRVQDLKVKAQNLRNSIKKEIALLKENNTDDYQEEPSLNERVKLETLKQELASYSLNINNGQELTKKDEQLKEEIERKKEQLFDLKEQLTILSQKHNMRLEKKNFTEYDVVKCRNKLQLLSIISGVEFVRYQNTELTIGFPYIASSLQISVDLSNLNAGNLYSYEVIQPAETALLFKYCYRSTLRNVLEMPSKHPLSLVALGAKSSIAIIKELHMLKLLFPVQLQHKEKEILLEIMDYDLRSSTKAIYDVALTDFVRGFVEGESEITVKATVIENGHLLASTIPITFVKKVARILPWFDESRVKISVLQSA from the coding sequence ATGGATGGAGAAGTCGATAATGCTGCTGATGGTGATACTAATGGGTTGGTGAAAAGGCACGGTGCTACGGGGGTTCCTGCGAAGGGCATTTTGAAGTCGATTCAACAGCCGGAGTCCTTGCCGCCGTCACAGACTGCTGGGTCTCAATCTTTGATAGCAGGAAATATACAACTCCCTCATCGCGGTTTATCAAAGGCGGATGTTTTGGATGGAAATAATACAACTTCTAGGATCGATACGTTGTCTTTACAGGAAAGAAGTAATAGAAGAGTATCCTTTGCCCCGGACGTGACGTTGCATAGCTTTGACTTTGTACCAGAGACGAGAACAAGTTTCAGAGAACCTAGAAGAAAAGCTACCGATTTTGTAGTGACTTCAACGCAGCAGGAAAAttctgatgaagaggatggAGTGACTTCGCAATCGATGGACTTGACCTCTCCAGTAGCTATCTCCACACAACCGTATATGCCCGTGTTTGATCAAGAGGTGTCGATGGAGATCACGCAGCTATTTGCCAAGCACGATGAGCCACAAGAAAAGGAGGAAACAATGGATTTCACTGGGATTCCCGTTCCAGTAGCTAAAACGGTAGAAAATGTGGAGAACGGTGGAAATACTATGGAACTTACAGCGATTCATGATTCTGAGAAAGGGCCTGAAATACCTGCAACACCTCCCAGTAGTAAGAGGCGTAAACTTAATCCTGAACCACGTAGCCCTATGCAAGAAAGCTCCGATGATCAGGACATGGAGCTTTCAATGATGGAAAGAATGTCTCCAATAAAGTTGAAGCCAACGGAGCCACAGGTTGAGACGGTTGAAAGCCATTCTCTGCGAGAATTTATCGACGAGACTGGAGTTTCGTTCATGATCGACACTGACCTCATCGACAAGCGAAGAAATCCTATAACCTTCAAGACAATTCAATCTTCACAGAGAGAAAAATTCAGGATCAATCAGCTCCTATACGCCTTATATCTTGATACACCAGTTTTAGAGATGAATGCCTTCATATGCAAAGAGCTACTGAGAAGAATCACGCAATCGAAGAAACagtttgatgatcttgACGAACAAGTAAGTTCTGCACAATCGCAGCCTTTACTATTTACCGAGTACTTTACTTCCAGTCAAGAGATGAGACAGCTCATGAATCAACAGCTACAATTGGTGAAGAGTTACTCGAAACTAGAAGCCAAGAAGTCCTGGTATGAATGGAGAACTCAACATCTGAACGGGATTAAGACAGTTTTGCATGAAAATTTATTACtgctggaagaagatagagCAAAGGTTAGAAAAAGCTTAAACAGGGTTCAAGATTTAAAGGTCAAGGCACAAAACTTACGGAACTCTATTAAAAAAGAGATTGCACTCTTGAAGGAAAACAATACAGATGactatcaagaagaaccaaGTTTAAACGAACGAGTGAAAttggaaactttgaagCAAGAGTTGGCGTCATACTCCTTGAATATCAACAATGGACAAGAACTTACTAAAAAAGATGAGcagttgaaagaagagattgagcGTAAGAAGGAGCAACTTTTTGATCTCAAGGAACAGTTAACCATATTAAGCCAAAAGCACAACATGAGGTTGGAGAAAAAAAACTTTACAGAATATGACGTGGTAAAATGTCGTAACAAACTCCAACTACTGAGCATAATATCGGGAGTCGAGTTCGTACGATATCAAAACACCGAACTTACTATAGGTTTTCCTTATATCGCTTCCTCATTACAAATATCCGTcgatctttcaaatctaAATGCTGGCAACTTGTATTCCTACGAGGTCATTCAACCGGCTGAAACAGCacttctcttcaaatattGTTACAGAAGCACGCTAAGAAACGTTTTGGAAATGCCTTCAAAGCATCCTCTGTCGTTAGTTGCGCTGGGTGCTAAaagttcaattgcaatAATTAAGGAACTTCACATGTtaaaacttctttttccCGTACAACTCCAGCACaaggagaaagagataCTCTTAGAAATTATGGACTATGACCTCAGGTCCAGCACAAAAGCCATTTACGACGTGGCTTTGACAGATTTTGTCCGAGGTTTCGTCGAAGGTGAAAGTGAAATCACGGTCAAGGCTACTGTAATAGAAAATGGACATTTATTAGCATCAACCATTCCAATAActtttgtcaagaaagtGGCCAGGATTCTTCCCTGGTTTGACGAATCTCGAGTAAAAATTTCAGTCTTGCAGAGTGCATAA